In Bombus huntii isolate Logan2020A chromosome 9, iyBomHunt1.1, whole genome shotgun sequence, a single window of DNA contains:
- the LOC126869363 gene encoding WD repeat-containing protein 7 isoform X9 has product MTAGTSLVVPIVLWGRIAPTHCVSCIYLSRDQKTLVTGCYDGQICLWQVDPETLKMSPRCLLVGHTAPIMCLSRASVIMEQNYIVSSSESGEMCTWDLVDGKCREAVKLTSVHTQMLPYVSAGGEDVRLFCSGYYPEVLVMDPFSLEVLFTLSSRVNPDWISALHVLRPAKRKGRFYVHTNDVVLALTTTGTVKVWTLLGHENRNSEPLYEHESKQIRCLNALAMTCCPYNQRTVLIVCSKHWQIYDAGDFSLLCSITAPCGERWMAGDFLSADRVILWSDEGRGYLYKLPAKVLVHLDSSVADNKNFHTAGVEYDQPYLYCTLTQPGVKPLSCPPAMRLVTVQKQSKTLKYLLRGDSGGVVLWTVPEVTTQQLAQICQNDRSTPLSLPPAVKTSITTAWEEMKPSPVGILDQLDSGDGHGIKLTASIYLPQQSRLVVGREDGSIIIVPATQTVMLQLLHGNHQQYDDWPPHQVLLGHSGRVNCLLYPHGAAPRYDRTHLVSGSVDFAVCLWDLYAGTLIHRFCVHAGEITQLMVPPDNCSPRIQKCVCSVASDHSVTLLSLAERKCVVLASRHLFPVVTIKWRPLDDFMIVGCSDGAVYVWQMETGHLDRVLHGIIAEEVLYACDENTITASGGSATGGELGLANPAVHFFRGLRHRNLSAIRHATQRGLHQLQQLHGGQGVDHGNQIKTKGTPLMIQGFRSNPKDPESHILFFDIEALIVQLLNDEYGAMSPGSLEAQGLISASEYQKVAALTQSASPDAHKKIADFFGRVKDKAGDVERILKEKDRHGILAKMKEGAENVHTKIQAKVESVGLKPSTLDGKGDNWNNNEIAKNNLKRNGAFSEPNATMEVAQLILSLLHAWGIDPDLDRVCEGKLGLLRPMVPVSFGVLSKGGYMSLLLPTWQMQLEPIGEPTTQLEQRLPAELVRQERLTRAFTARAHWELSTTLTSNHLLAVVALANTLMSMNNATFVPEQERNRKMHRPGNRSTVNWNKAEEENEEIYTAQQAQIKQGWSLLATLHCVLLPDKIVSQGGVKTFKRPQVEMMARRWQHQCLEIREAAQALLLAELGRMGPKGRKTLVDSWSQYLPMYSTQEPIAPQSQNQSPPAPGSPIPPSESHTEEEDEEEELAEAEINVARKPSSVAELKRKQTTAVVLLGVIGAEFGQDVTTTNQKRDNEQRRKSSIVEGFGIGNNNLARHTSMALTHLLHAPHSPKLPLHTALRRAAIDLIGRGFTVWEPYLDVSKVLLGLLEMCCDADKLVPNMTYGLPLTPQADTCRTARHALTLIATARPAAFITTMAREVARYNTLQQNAQTLNVNMGASVLVRAKPEILRIVEQLIDKMQSEMSDLLVEVMDIILHCLDPGHLKTKPLNDVFPAVCRFNQVSHCPATRRIAVGSRNGQLALYELRGNVKCQTVPAHVASVTALAFSPEGKFLVSYSCTENKLCFWQQTSSGMFGLGNSQTRCVKSYSTAPINDVARLNPMRLARLIWINNRTVTLMLADGSETRFNV; this is encoded by the exons atgacAGCGGGCACAAGCTTAGTAGTACCCATAGTTTTATGGGGACGCATAGCTCCAACTCATTGTGTTTCTTGTATCTATTTGTCTCGAGATCAAAAAACATTAGTAACAGGATGTTATGATGGCCAGATATGTTTGTGGCAAGTAGACCCTGAAACATTGAAG aTGAGTCCAAGATGTTTGCTTGTTGGTCATACTGCTCCAATAATGTGCCTGAGTCGAGCAAGTGTTATTATGgaacaaaattatattgtcAGTAGTAGTGAAAGTGGAGAAATGTGTACATGGGACTTAGTTGATGGAAAATGCAGGGAAGCTGTAAAGCTCACCAGTGTTCATACACAGATGTTGCCTTATGTCTCTGCTGGTGGAGAAGATGTTAGATTGTTTTGTTCGgg atACTATCCTGAGGTTTTAGTAATGGACCCTTTTAGTTTGGAAGTTTTATTCACCTTAAGCTCCCGTGTTAATCCTGACTGGATCAGTGCTTTGCACGTTTTGCGGCCGGCCAAACGGAAAGGTCGGTTCTACGTGCATACAA ATGATGTTGTGCTGGCCTTAACGACAACTGGTACAGTCAAGGTGTGGACTCTTCTTGGACATGAGAATCGTAACAGTGAGCCTCTTTATGAACATGAAAGCAAACAAATACGATGTTTAAATGCACTTGCAATGACTTGTTGCCCATATAATCAGAGAACTGTATTAATTGTATGCTCTAAACATTGGCAG ATATATGATGCCGGTGATTTCTCCCTTCTATGTTCAATCACTGCACCTTGTGGCGAACGTTGGATGGCTGGAGACTTCTTATCTGCGGACAGAGTAATCCTGTGGAGTGATGAAGGTCGTGGTTATCTCTATAAACTACCAGCTAA GGTTCTGGTACATCTTGACAG tAGCGTTGCAGACAACAAAAATTTTCATACCGCTGGTGTTGAATATGATCAACCTTATCTCTACTGCACTTTGACGCAACCTGGAGTCAAG CCTCTATCATGCCCACCAGCAATGCGACTAGTTACAGTTCAAAAACAAAGTAAAACGTTAAAGTATTTATTACGTGGTGATAGTGGAGGAGTTGTTCTCTGGACAGTTCCAGAAGTAACGACTCAACAATTAgctcaaatttgtcaaaatgACCGTTCAACTCCACTTTCACTACCACCAGCGGTAAAAACGAGTATTACAACTGCTTGGGAGGAAATGAAACCATCACCAGTTGGAATATTAGATCAATTAGACAGTGGAGATGGACATGGCATAAAATTAACAGCTAGTATATATTTACCACAACAAAGTCGTTTAGTTGTCGGTCGTGAAGACGGCAGTATTATCATTGTTCCTGCAACACAAACAGTCATGCTTCAATTACTTCATGGCAATCATCAACAATATGATG ATTGGCCTCCTCACCAAGTATTGTTGGGTCACTCCGGCCGAGTGAACTGCCTTTTGTATCCACATGGAGCAGCACCACGTTATGATCGGACACATCTCGTTTCTGGATCTGTTGATTTTGCTGTATGTTTATGGGACCTTTATGCTGGTACACTCATTCATAGATTCTGCGTCCATGCAGGTGAAATTACACAATTAATGGTACCACCTGATAACTGTAGT CCTAGAATACAGAAGTGTGTTTGCAGTGTTGCATCAGATCATAGTGTTACTCTGTTATCATTAGCAGAAAGAAAATGTGTTGTTCTTGCTTCTCGGCACTTATTCCCAGTTGTTACAATAAAATGGAGACCATTGGATGACTTTATGATAGTTGGATGTTCAGACGGAGCTGTGTATGTATGGCAAATGGAAACCGGCCATCTAGATCGTGTATTGCATG GTATTATTGCAGAAGAAGTGCTCTATGCTTGCGATGAAAATACAATCACTGCGTCTGGTGGATCTGCTACTGGTGGTGAACTAGGTTTAGCTAATCCTGCTGTACATTTTTTTAG AGGCTTGAGACATAGAAATCTGTCTGCTATAAGACACGCAACCCAAAGAGGATTGCATCAATTGCAACAACTTCATGGTGGACAAGGAGTTGATCATGGAAATCAAATAAAGACAAAAGGCACACCTTTAATGATTCAAGGTTTTAGAAGTAATCCTAAAGATCCAGAAAgccatattttattttttgacaTAGAAGCATTAATAg TACAATTACTTAATGATGAATATGGAGCAATGTCACCTGGTTCTTTGGAAGCACAGGGTCTTATTTCAGCCTCTGAGTATCAAAAAGTTGCAGCACTTACACAGTCTGCTAGTCCAGATGCTCATAAAAAAATTGCAG ACTTTTTCGGTCGCGTCAAGGATAAGGCAGGCGACGTTGAACGAATTTTAAAGGAGAAGGATCGCCACG GTATATTGGCTAAAATGAAGGAGGGCGCAGAGAACGTACATACTAAGATTCAGGCCAAGGTGGAAAGCGTTGGCCTCAAGCCGTCGACTCTCGACGGCAAAG GTGATAATTggaataataatgaaattgcgaaaaacaatttaaaaCGAAATGGAGCGTTTAGTGAACCAAATGCCACTATGGAAGTTGCTCAGCTTATATTAAGTTTATTACATGCTTGGGGTATTGATCCAGATTTAGATCGCGTTTGCGAAGGAAAGTTAGGTTTATTAAGACCTATGGTTCCTGTTTCATTTGGAGTATTGTCAAAAGGAG GTTACATGTCATTATTATTACCAACTTGGCAAATGCAATTGGAACCAATTGGCGAACCTACAACTCAATTAGAACAACGTTTACCAGCAGAATTAGTTAGACAAGAAAGACTTACCAGAGCATTCACAGCAAGGGCACATTGGGAGTTATCTACCACATTAACCAGCAATCATTTATTAGCAGTAGTAGCTTTAGCAAATACTTTAATGTCAATGAACAATGCCACTTTTGTACCTGAACAAGAACGAAATCGTAAAATGCATAG GCCTGGTAATAGATCTACAGTTAATTGGAATAAGgcagaagaagaaaatgaagaaatttataCAGCGCAACAAGCACAGATTAAGCAAGGTTGGTCTCTCTTAGCAACATTACACTGTGTACTATTGCCCGATAAAATAGTTTCACAAGGTGGTGTTAAGACTTTTAAACGGCCTCAAGTTGAAATGATGGCTCGTAGATGGCAACATCAATGTCTTGAG attcGCGAAGCTGCTCAAGCTTTATTACTTGCTGAATTAGGAAGAATGGGTCCAAAAGGAAGGAAAACACTTGTAGATAGCTGGTCACAATATCTACCAATGTATAGCACTCAAGAACCTATTGCACCACAATCGCAAAATCAAAGTCCACCAGCTCCAGGTAGTCCAATTCCACCATCTGAATCACATACGGAGGAGGAAGATGAAGAAGAGGAACTGGCAGAAG CAGAAATAAATGTAGCTAGGAAACCATCGAGCGTGGCGGAATTAAAACGAAAGCAAACGACGGCAGTTGTATTACTAGGGGTAATAGGTGCAGAATTTGGGCAAGACGTTACTACCACAAATCAGAAAAGAGATAACGAACAAAGACGAAAGAGTTCAATTGTAGAAGGTTTTGGAATAGGAAATAATAATCTTGCCAGGCATACTAGTATGGCACTCACGCACTTGTTACACGCACCTCACTCTCCGAAATTACCTTTACATACGGCATTGCGAAGAGCCGCAATTGATCTCATTGGTAGAGGTTTCACTGTTTGGGAACCATATCTTGACGTATCGAAA GTATTATTGGGATTACTAGAAATGTGTTGTGATGCTGATAAATTGGTACCAAATATGACATATGGCCTTCCGCTTACACCTCAAGCTGATACCTGTCGTACAGCAAGACATGCTTTAACTTTAATAGCTACTGCTCGACCTGCAGCATTTATTACTACGATGGCACGAGAAGTAGCTAGATACAATACACTACAACAAAATGCGCAAACGTTAAATGTAAATATGGGTGCAAGTGTTTTGGTTAGGGCAAAACCAGAAATACTTAGGATTGTTGaacaattaattgataaaatgCAGAGCGAAATGAGCGATCTCTTAGTTGAG GTCATGGATATTATCTTACATTGTTTGGATCCAGGTCATCTTAAGACTAAACCATTGAATGATGTGTTTCCAGCAGTATGTAGATTTAATCAA GTAAGTCATTGTCCGGCAACACGCAGAATAGCAGTAGGTAGTCGCAATGGTCAGCTCGCTTTATATGAATTACGAGGCAATGTTAAATGTCAAACAGTACCTGCGCATGTTGCATCTGTAACTGCATTAGCATTTTCACCTGAAGGCAAGTTTCTGGTTAGTTATTCTTGTACGGAAAATAAATTATGCTTTTGGCAG CAAACAAGTAGTGGTATGTTCGGCCTAGGGAACTCTCAAACACGTTGTGTGAAATCATATAGCACTGCACCCATTAACGATGTAGCACGATTAAACCCTATGCGACTAGCTCGATTGATATGGATAAATAATCGAACAGTTACACTAATGCTTGCTGATGGATCAGAAACACGATTCAATGTTTAA
- the LOC126869363 gene encoding WD repeat-containing protein 7 isoform X10, translated as MTAGTSLVVPIVLWGRIAPTHCVSCIYLSRDQKTLVTGCYDGQICLWQVDPETLKMSPRCLLVGHTAPIMCLSRASVIMEQNYIVSSSESGEMCTWDLVDGKCREAVKLTSVHTQMLPYVSAGGEDVRLFCSGYYPEVLVMDPFSLEVLFTLSSRVNPDWISALHVLRPAKRKGRFYVHTNDVVLALTTTGTVKVWTLLGHENRNSEPLYEHESKQIRCLNALAMTCCPYNQRTVLIVCSKHWQIYDAGDFSLLCSITAPCGERWMAGDFLSADRVILWSDEGRGYLYKLPAKVLVHLDSVADNKNFHTAGVEYDQPYLYCTLTQPGVKPLSCPPAMRLVTVQKQSKTLKYLLRGDSGGVVLWTVPEVTTQQLAQICQNDRSTPLSLPPAVKTSITTAWEEMKPSPVGILDQLDSGDGHGIKLTASIYLPQQSRLVVGREDGSIIIVPATQTVMLQLLHGNHQQYDDWPPHQVLLGHSGRVNCLLYPHGAAPRYDRTHLVSGSVDFAVCLWDLYAGTLIHRFCVHAGEITQLMVPPDNCSPRIQKCVCSVASDHSVTLLSLAERKCVVLASRHLFPVVTIKWRPLDDFMIVGCSDGAVYVWQMETGHLDRVLHGIIAEEVLYACDENTITASGGSATGGELGLANPAVHFFRGLRHRNLSAIRHATQRGLHQLQQLHGGQGVDHGNQIKTKGTPLMIQGFRSNPKDPESHILFFDIEALIVQLLNDEYGAMSPGSLEAQGLISASEYQKVAALTQSASPDAHKKIADFFGRVKDKAGDVERILKEKDRHGILAKMKEGAENVHTKIQAKVESVGLKPSTLDGKGDNWNNNEIAKNNLKRNGAFSEPNATMEVAQLILSLLHAWGIDPDLDRVCEGKLGLLRPMVPVSFGVLSKGGYMSLLLPTWQMQLEPIGEPTTQLEQRLPAELVRQERLTRAFTARAHWELSTTLTSNHLLAVVALANTLMSMNNATFVPEQERNRKMHRPGNRSTVNWNKAEEENEEIYTAQQAQIKQGWSLLATLHCVLLPDKIVSQGGVKTFKRPQVEMMARRWQHQCLEIREAAQALLLAELGRMGPKGRKTLVDSWSQYLPMYSTQEPIAPQSQNQSPPAPGSPIPPSESHTEEEDEEEELAEAEINVARKPSSVAELKRKQTTAVVLLGVIGAEFGQDVTTTNQKRDNEQRRKSSIVEGFGIGNNNLARHTSMALTHLLHAPHSPKLPLHTALRRAAIDLIGRGFTVWEPYLDVSKVLLGLLEMCCDADKLVPNMTYGLPLTPQADTCRTARHALTLIATARPAAFITTMAREVARYNTLQQNAQTLNVNMGASVLVRAKPEILRIVEQLIDKMQSEMSDLLVEVMDIILHCLDPGHLKTKPLNDVFPAVCRFNQVSHCPATRRIAVGSRNGQLALYELRGNVKCQTVPAHVASVTALAFSPEGKFLVSYSCTENKLCFWQQTSSGMFGLGNSQTRCVKSYSTAPINDVARLNPMRLARLIWINNRTVTLMLADGSETRFNV; from the exons atgacAGCGGGCACAAGCTTAGTAGTACCCATAGTTTTATGGGGACGCATAGCTCCAACTCATTGTGTTTCTTGTATCTATTTGTCTCGAGATCAAAAAACATTAGTAACAGGATGTTATGATGGCCAGATATGTTTGTGGCAAGTAGACCCTGAAACATTGAAG aTGAGTCCAAGATGTTTGCTTGTTGGTCATACTGCTCCAATAATGTGCCTGAGTCGAGCAAGTGTTATTATGgaacaaaattatattgtcAGTAGTAGTGAAAGTGGAGAAATGTGTACATGGGACTTAGTTGATGGAAAATGCAGGGAAGCTGTAAAGCTCACCAGTGTTCATACACAGATGTTGCCTTATGTCTCTGCTGGTGGAGAAGATGTTAGATTGTTTTGTTCGgg atACTATCCTGAGGTTTTAGTAATGGACCCTTTTAGTTTGGAAGTTTTATTCACCTTAAGCTCCCGTGTTAATCCTGACTGGATCAGTGCTTTGCACGTTTTGCGGCCGGCCAAACGGAAAGGTCGGTTCTACGTGCATACAA ATGATGTTGTGCTGGCCTTAACGACAACTGGTACAGTCAAGGTGTGGACTCTTCTTGGACATGAGAATCGTAACAGTGAGCCTCTTTATGAACATGAAAGCAAACAAATACGATGTTTAAATGCACTTGCAATGACTTGTTGCCCATATAATCAGAGAACTGTATTAATTGTATGCTCTAAACATTGGCAG ATATATGATGCCGGTGATTTCTCCCTTCTATGTTCAATCACTGCACCTTGTGGCGAACGTTGGATGGCTGGAGACTTCTTATCTGCGGACAGAGTAATCCTGTGGAGTGATGAAGGTCGTGGTTATCTCTATAAACTACCAGCTAA GGTTCTGGTACATCTTGACAG CGTTGCAGACAACAAAAATTTTCATACCGCTGGTGTTGAATATGATCAACCTTATCTCTACTGCACTTTGACGCAACCTGGAGTCAAG CCTCTATCATGCCCACCAGCAATGCGACTAGTTACAGTTCAAAAACAAAGTAAAACGTTAAAGTATTTATTACGTGGTGATAGTGGAGGAGTTGTTCTCTGGACAGTTCCAGAAGTAACGACTCAACAATTAgctcaaatttgtcaaaatgACCGTTCAACTCCACTTTCACTACCACCAGCGGTAAAAACGAGTATTACAACTGCTTGGGAGGAAATGAAACCATCACCAGTTGGAATATTAGATCAATTAGACAGTGGAGATGGACATGGCATAAAATTAACAGCTAGTATATATTTACCACAACAAAGTCGTTTAGTTGTCGGTCGTGAAGACGGCAGTATTATCATTGTTCCTGCAACACAAACAGTCATGCTTCAATTACTTCATGGCAATCATCAACAATATGATG ATTGGCCTCCTCACCAAGTATTGTTGGGTCACTCCGGCCGAGTGAACTGCCTTTTGTATCCACATGGAGCAGCACCACGTTATGATCGGACACATCTCGTTTCTGGATCTGTTGATTTTGCTGTATGTTTATGGGACCTTTATGCTGGTACACTCATTCATAGATTCTGCGTCCATGCAGGTGAAATTACACAATTAATGGTACCACCTGATAACTGTAGT CCTAGAATACAGAAGTGTGTTTGCAGTGTTGCATCAGATCATAGTGTTACTCTGTTATCATTAGCAGAAAGAAAATGTGTTGTTCTTGCTTCTCGGCACTTATTCCCAGTTGTTACAATAAAATGGAGACCATTGGATGACTTTATGATAGTTGGATGTTCAGACGGAGCTGTGTATGTATGGCAAATGGAAACCGGCCATCTAGATCGTGTATTGCATG GTATTATTGCAGAAGAAGTGCTCTATGCTTGCGATGAAAATACAATCACTGCGTCTGGTGGATCTGCTACTGGTGGTGAACTAGGTTTAGCTAATCCTGCTGTACATTTTTTTAG AGGCTTGAGACATAGAAATCTGTCTGCTATAAGACACGCAACCCAAAGAGGATTGCATCAATTGCAACAACTTCATGGTGGACAAGGAGTTGATCATGGAAATCAAATAAAGACAAAAGGCACACCTTTAATGATTCAAGGTTTTAGAAGTAATCCTAAAGATCCAGAAAgccatattttattttttgacaTAGAAGCATTAATAg TACAATTACTTAATGATGAATATGGAGCAATGTCACCTGGTTCTTTGGAAGCACAGGGTCTTATTTCAGCCTCTGAGTATCAAAAAGTTGCAGCACTTACACAGTCTGCTAGTCCAGATGCTCATAAAAAAATTGCAG ACTTTTTCGGTCGCGTCAAGGATAAGGCAGGCGACGTTGAACGAATTTTAAAGGAGAAGGATCGCCACG GTATATTGGCTAAAATGAAGGAGGGCGCAGAGAACGTACATACTAAGATTCAGGCCAAGGTGGAAAGCGTTGGCCTCAAGCCGTCGACTCTCGACGGCAAAG GTGATAATTggaataataatgaaattgcgaaaaacaatttaaaaCGAAATGGAGCGTTTAGTGAACCAAATGCCACTATGGAAGTTGCTCAGCTTATATTAAGTTTATTACATGCTTGGGGTATTGATCCAGATTTAGATCGCGTTTGCGAAGGAAAGTTAGGTTTATTAAGACCTATGGTTCCTGTTTCATTTGGAGTATTGTCAAAAGGAG GTTACATGTCATTATTATTACCAACTTGGCAAATGCAATTGGAACCAATTGGCGAACCTACAACTCAATTAGAACAACGTTTACCAGCAGAATTAGTTAGACAAGAAAGACTTACCAGAGCATTCACAGCAAGGGCACATTGGGAGTTATCTACCACATTAACCAGCAATCATTTATTAGCAGTAGTAGCTTTAGCAAATACTTTAATGTCAATGAACAATGCCACTTTTGTACCTGAACAAGAACGAAATCGTAAAATGCATAG GCCTGGTAATAGATCTACAGTTAATTGGAATAAGgcagaagaagaaaatgaagaaatttataCAGCGCAACAAGCACAGATTAAGCAAGGTTGGTCTCTCTTAGCAACATTACACTGTGTACTATTGCCCGATAAAATAGTTTCACAAGGTGGTGTTAAGACTTTTAAACGGCCTCAAGTTGAAATGATGGCTCGTAGATGGCAACATCAATGTCTTGAG attcGCGAAGCTGCTCAAGCTTTATTACTTGCTGAATTAGGAAGAATGGGTCCAAAAGGAAGGAAAACACTTGTAGATAGCTGGTCACAATATCTACCAATGTATAGCACTCAAGAACCTATTGCACCACAATCGCAAAATCAAAGTCCACCAGCTCCAGGTAGTCCAATTCCACCATCTGAATCACATACGGAGGAGGAAGATGAAGAAGAGGAACTGGCAGAAG CAGAAATAAATGTAGCTAGGAAACCATCGAGCGTGGCGGAATTAAAACGAAAGCAAACGACGGCAGTTGTATTACTAGGGGTAATAGGTGCAGAATTTGGGCAAGACGTTACTACCACAAATCAGAAAAGAGATAACGAACAAAGACGAAAGAGTTCAATTGTAGAAGGTTTTGGAATAGGAAATAATAATCTTGCCAGGCATACTAGTATGGCACTCACGCACTTGTTACACGCACCTCACTCTCCGAAATTACCTTTACATACGGCATTGCGAAGAGCCGCAATTGATCTCATTGGTAGAGGTTTCACTGTTTGGGAACCATATCTTGACGTATCGAAA GTATTATTGGGATTACTAGAAATGTGTTGTGATGCTGATAAATTGGTACCAAATATGACATATGGCCTTCCGCTTACACCTCAAGCTGATACCTGTCGTACAGCAAGACATGCTTTAACTTTAATAGCTACTGCTCGACCTGCAGCATTTATTACTACGATGGCACGAGAAGTAGCTAGATACAATACACTACAACAAAATGCGCAAACGTTAAATGTAAATATGGGTGCAAGTGTTTTGGTTAGGGCAAAACCAGAAATACTTAGGATTGTTGaacaattaattgataaaatgCAGAGCGAAATGAGCGATCTCTTAGTTGAG GTCATGGATATTATCTTACATTGTTTGGATCCAGGTCATCTTAAGACTAAACCATTGAATGATGTGTTTCCAGCAGTATGTAGATTTAATCAA GTAAGTCATTGTCCGGCAACACGCAGAATAGCAGTAGGTAGTCGCAATGGTCAGCTCGCTTTATATGAATTACGAGGCAATGTTAAATGTCAAACAGTACCTGCGCATGTTGCATCTGTAACTGCATTAGCATTTTCACCTGAAGGCAAGTTTCTGGTTAGTTATTCTTGTACGGAAAATAAATTATGCTTTTGGCAG CAAACAAGTAGTGGTATGTTCGGCCTAGGGAACTCTCAAACACGTTGTGTGAAATCATATAGCACTGCACCCATTAACGATGTAGCACGATTAAACCCTATGCGACTAGCTCGATTGATATGGATAAATAATCGAACAGTTACACTAATGCTTGCTGATGGATCAGAAACACGATTCAATGTTTAA